One Serinicoccus chungangensis genomic window carries:
- a CDS encoding MarR family winged helix-turn-helix transcriptional regulator encodes MTSPEAASSPAAGPSSGPGGHQAPRPEVGPQTRWVDAWQPGPVLDTLRRLLDSGRRATPALARRAGLTHTELAVLEHLMEDPAGPSELAQRLGVTTAAASGIVDRLVSRGHAQRQPHPTDRRRTAVVATPSGREELMGHLMPMFAELAQVEAALTDAEREVVLRFLTDADRAVGRLL; translated from the coding sequence GTGACGAGCCCGGAGGCGGCGTCCTCCCCCGCTGCGGGCCCGTCGTCGGGCCCGGGCGGGCACCAGGCGCCCCGCCCCGAGGTCGGGCCGCAGACCCGCTGGGTCGACGCGTGGCAGCCCGGACCGGTGCTGGACACCCTGCGCCGGCTGCTCGACAGCGGCCGCCGCGCGACCCCGGCGCTCGCGCGCCGGGCCGGGCTGACGCATACCGAGCTCGCCGTGCTCGAGCACCTCATGGAGGACCCGGCGGGGCCCAGCGAGCTCGCCCAGCGCCTCGGCGTGACGACCGCCGCCGCCAGCGGGATCGTCGACCGCCTGGTCTCGCGCGGCCACGCCCAGCGCCAGCCGCACCCGACCGACCGGCGCCGCACCGCCGTGGTGGCCACGCCCAGCGGGCGCGAGGAGCTCATGGGACACCTCATGCCGATGTTCGCCGAGCTGGCCCAGGTCGAGGCCGCGCTGACCGACGCCGAGCGCGAGGTCGTGCTGCGCTTCCTCACCGACGCGGACCGGGCCGTCGGGCGGCTGCTGTGA
- the moaA gene encoding GTP 3',8-cyclase MoaA, with protein MVTRDPLVDSYGRVHRDLRISVTDRCSLRCTYCMPEDGVPWLPRATMLTTEEVVRLADVAVSMGIEEIRLTGGEPLLRRDLVDVVAGLSALDPAPEVSMTTNGIGLDKNAAALREAGLTRVNVSLDTLRRDVFISLAKRDRLADTLAGIHAAAEAGLVPVKINTVLMRGINDADEDVVALLTFALEHGYELRFIEQMPLDAQHGWDRSQMISGAEILAKLRTGYDLTPQPDESRGSAPAELFDVRPLGAAPGSAPLGTVGAIASVTMPFCGSCDRVRLTADGMIRNCLFAAGETDLRTPLREGASDDELAALLRASITAKLPGHGINQPDFLQPPRPMSAIGG; from the coding sequence GTGGTGACCCGCGACCCGCTGGTGGACAGCTACGGCCGGGTGCACCGCGACCTGCGGATCTCGGTCACCGACCGCTGCTCGCTGCGCTGCACCTACTGCATGCCCGAGGACGGCGTGCCGTGGCTGCCGCGGGCGACGATGCTCACCACCGAGGAGGTCGTGCGGCTCGCCGACGTGGCGGTGTCCATGGGCATCGAGGAGATCCGGCTCACCGGCGGCGAGCCGCTGCTGCGTCGCGACCTCGTCGACGTCGTCGCCGGTCTCTCGGCGCTCGACCCGGCGCCCGAGGTCTCGATGACCACCAACGGCATCGGCCTCGACAAGAACGCCGCAGCCCTGCGCGAGGCGGGCCTGACGAGGGTCAACGTCAGCCTCGACACGCTGCGGCGCGACGTCTTCATCTCCCTCGCCAAGCGTGACCGCCTCGCCGACACCCTCGCCGGCATCCACGCGGCCGCCGAGGCCGGGCTCGTCCCGGTGAAGATCAACACCGTCCTCATGCGCGGGATCAACGACGCCGACGAGGACGTCGTGGCGCTGCTGACCTTCGCCCTCGAGCACGGCTACGAGCTGCGGTTCATCGAGCAGATGCCGCTGGACGCCCAGCACGGGTGGGACCGCTCGCAGATGATCAGCGGCGCGGAGATCCTCGCGAAGCTGCGCACCGGCTACGACCTCACCCCGCAACCGGACGAGTCGAGGGGCAGCGCACCGGCCGAGCTCTTCGACGTGCGGCCCCTCGGTGCCGCCCCGGGCAGCGCCCCGCTCGGCACCGTGGGTGCCATCGCGTCGGTGACGATGCCCTTCTGCGGCAGCTGCGACCGGGTCCGGCTCACCGCCGACGGGATGATCCGCAACTGCCTCTTCGCCGCCGGGGAGACCGACCTGCGCACCCCCCTGCGCGAGGGCGCCTCGGACGACGAGCTGGCCGCCCTGCTGCGGGCCTCCATCACGGCCAAGCTGCCCGGGCACGGCATCAACCAGCCCGACTTCCTGCAGCCGCCCCGGCCCATGAGCGCCATCGGCGGCTGA
- a CDS encoding purine-cytosine permease family protein: MARTTEQIDRQIANTDPELLPVGEHEKHGAKHFAGLYAAENVAGTEFVFGATFVILGAGIWDVLIGLLIGNALAVLTFWLVTTPVAREVGLSVYTYLLRFGGGAISRIYNLANAIVFAVISAAMLTVSATAVQRVIGIPTQAEAYPTHLGFVILVVAFSVVAVLVAVFGFNALAEFATICGPWLATMFTVGGLVLLPAVAESVTGVTTIGSFGEFVDIAGATVFTGVTPEGEPGIGMLEVAGLAWAANSFAHAGMIDMALLRYARKGWHGLMTSTGMLFGHYVAWFSAGLMGAATAALTLTSITVLSPGDVSWVALGWAGYVTVVVAGWTTANANLYRAGLATQGVFPSMPRGRATLIVGVIVVVVACFPFVYRNYAPLVTWAGVLLAPVGGIVYAEHKLFPRFGLTEYWARFKGVTNVPAIIAWATAFGLGAVLNITQIISPYFAFVPAWIVASLFYVALARRAGAADDYTEEVKDNELFLERAQEFKRRQAESLPGHVKDTSTLTRVLRGVWMLALAVILVDALVVFLASPDIYTYLTQRNTFYTIAITGTVVYFVAAYWELRRGKALDRRAHEQARADAGSGDDGEGGEKEKVGAPA; the protein is encoded by the coding sequence GCCTGTCGGCGAGCACGAGAAGCACGGGGCCAAGCACTTCGCCGGCCTCTACGCCGCGGAGAACGTCGCCGGCACCGAGTTCGTCTTCGGAGCCACCTTCGTCATCCTCGGCGCGGGGATCTGGGACGTCCTCATCGGGCTGCTCATCGGCAACGCCCTGGCCGTCCTCACCTTCTGGCTCGTCACCACCCCGGTGGCGCGGGAGGTCGGGCTGAGCGTCTACACCTACCTGCTGAGGTTCGGGGGAGGTGCCATCTCGCGGATCTACAACCTCGCCAACGCGATCGTCTTCGCCGTCATCTCCGCGGCCATGCTCACCGTGTCGGCGACCGCCGTGCAACGGGTGATCGGCATCCCGACGCAGGCGGAGGCATACCCCACCCACCTCGGTTTCGTCATCCTCGTCGTGGCCTTCAGCGTCGTCGCCGTGCTCGTCGCCGTCTTCGGCTTCAACGCCCTCGCCGAGTTCGCCACGATCTGCGGCCCGTGGCTCGCGACGATGTTCACCGTGGGCGGTCTCGTGCTGCTGCCGGCCGTCGCCGAGTCGGTCACCGGCGTGACCACGATCGGCAGCTTCGGCGAGTTCGTCGACATCGCCGGGGCGACGGTGTTCACCGGCGTCACGCCGGAGGGGGAGCCCGGCATCGGGATGCTCGAGGTCGCCGGCCTGGCCTGGGCGGCCAACAGCTTCGCCCACGCGGGGATGATCGACATGGCGCTGCTGCGCTACGCCCGCAAGGGCTGGCACGGTCTGATGACCTCGACCGGCATGCTCTTCGGTCACTACGTCGCCTGGTTCTCCGCCGGCCTCATGGGCGCCGCCACCGCCGCGCTCACGTTGACGAGCATCACCGTCCTGTCCCCGGGCGACGTCTCCTGGGTCGCCCTCGGCTGGGCCGGCTACGTCACCGTCGTCGTCGCGGGCTGGACCACCGCCAACGCCAACCTTTACCGTGCGGGCCTGGCCACCCAGGGCGTCTTCCCGTCGATGCCGCGCGGTCGGGCCACCCTCATCGTCGGGGTGATCGTCGTGGTCGTCGCGTGCTTCCCCTTCGTCTACCGCAACTACGCCCCGCTGGTCACGTGGGCGGGTGTGCTCCTGGCCCCCGTCGGCGGGATCGTGTATGCCGAGCACAAGCTCTTCCCGCGCTTCGGGCTGACGGAGTACTGGGCCCGCTTCAAGGGGGTCACCAACGTGCCCGCGATCATCGCCTGGGCGACGGCCTTCGGGCTCGGCGCCGTGCTCAACATCACCCAGATCATCTCGCCCTACTTCGCCTTCGTGCCGGCGTGGATCGTCGCCAGCCTGTTCTACGTCGCGCTCGCCAGACGGGCCGGGGCGGCCGACGACTACACCGAGGAGGTGAAGGACAACGAGCTCTTCCTCGAGCGGGCCCAGGAGTTCAAGCGCCGGCAGGCGGAGTCGCTGCCGGGGCACGTCAAGGACACCTCGACGCTGACCCGGGTGCTGCGCGGGGTCTGGATGCTCGCGCTCGCCGTCATCCTCGTCGACGCCCTGGTGGTGTTCCTCGCCAGCCCGGACATCTACACCTACCTCACGCAGCGCAACACCTTCTACACGATCGCCATCACCGGCACGGTGGTCTACTTCGTCGCCGCCTACTGGGAGCTGCGCCGGGGCAAGGCCCTGGACCGGCGGGCCCACGAGCAGGCCCGGGCCGACGCCGGCAGCGGGGACGACGGCGAGGGTGGGGAGAAGGAGAAGGTCGGCGCCCCGGCCTGA
- a CDS encoding MogA/MoaB family molybdenum cofactor biosynthesis protein, producing MSQQAGEHTQETTPGRAGAVAITVSDRSSAGRREDEGGRLLVAALQDLGYAVSSSVVVPDGVESVADALRAAVADGARLVVTTGGTGMGPRDLTPEGTRQVITRENPGMAELMRREGSRHTPFAAVSRGVVGVVDWPQERGVGGTLVINLPGRPAAVTEGMEIIGPLLRHVLSQVSGGDHTW from the coding sequence ATGAGCCAGCAGGCTGGCGAGCACACGCAGGAGACGACGCCCGGGCGCGCGGGGGCCGTGGCGATCACCGTCTCCGACCGCAGCTCCGCCGGACGCCGCGAGGACGAGGGCGGGCGCCTGCTCGTCGCCGCGCTCCAGGACCTCGGGTATGCCGTCTCCTCCTCCGTCGTCGTCCCGGACGGTGTCGAGTCGGTCGCCGACGCGCTGCGGGCCGCCGTCGCCGACGGCGCGCGCCTCGTCGTCACCACCGGCGGCACGGGCATGGGCCCGCGCGACCTCACCCCGGAGGGAACCCGCCAGGTCATCACCCGCGAGAACCCGGGCATGGCCGAGCTCATGCGCCGCGAGGGCTCACGGCACACCCCCTTCGCGGCCGTCTCCCGCGGCGTCGTCGGCGTCGTCGACTGGCCGCAGGAGCGCGGGGTCGGGGGCACCCTGGTCATCAACCTGCCCGGCCGGCCCGCCGCCGTCACCGAGGGCATGGAGATCATCGGCCCGCTGCTGCGCCACGTGCTGTCGCAGGTCAGCGGGGGGGACCACACGTGGTGA